A single window of Methylacidimicrobium sp. AP8 DNA harbors:
- a CDS encoding AI-2E family transporter produces MPSSKLDPLTDEPSDEQGSAFQANTRLVLALCLAALGIWTIRSFLVSMSWALVIAVASWPLYRWLWSRAPRWMRGIVLPLAFTLVVGVALIAPLTYAAIKLGEEARVLARWLAAIQKSGLPAPEWLNRIPAFGTWLYSTWNSSLGSPGAAQMTLGHLDPAFILRWTRTVGVQMLRRAEVLGFTLLTLFFLYRDGESLGKQALRFARRLVGSLGVEYARHCVLAIRATVNGLVLVSIGEGILLGIAYAIMGISDPVTLGGLTGILAMVPFLAPLVFGGVSIMLYAKGSALAAVGLFLFGSLVLFVADHFIRPGLIGGAAHLPFFWVLLGTLGGITSFGLLGLFLGPTVIAALLAAWHDFIGRTADPYEAGSSARTGSA; encoded by the coding sequence ATGCCCTCTTCCAAGTTGGATCCGCTGACCGATGAGCCGAGTGACGAACAGGGCAGCGCCTTTCAGGCGAACACGCGGCTGGTCCTGGCTCTCTGCCTGGCGGCGCTGGGCATCTGGACGATCCGCAGCTTTCTGGTCTCGATGTCCTGGGCGCTGGTGATCGCCGTCGCCTCGTGGCCGCTCTACCGCTGGCTCTGGTCGCGCGCGCCCCGATGGATGCGCGGAATCGTCCTGCCGCTGGCCTTCACCTTGGTCGTCGGGGTGGCGCTGATCGCACCGCTGACCTACGCGGCGATCAAGCTCGGCGAAGAGGCGCGGGTCCTGGCCCGCTGGCTGGCGGCGATCCAGAAATCGGGTCTCCCGGCACCGGAGTGGCTGAACCGGATCCCGGCGTTCGGAACCTGGCTCTACTCCACGTGGAACTCCTCCTTGGGCAGTCCCGGGGCAGCGCAGATGACCCTCGGGCACTTGGATCCGGCTTTCATTCTCCGTTGGACCCGGACGGTGGGTGTCCAGATGCTGCGTAGGGCGGAGGTGCTCGGCTTCACCCTGCTCACCCTCTTTTTCCTCTACCGCGACGGCGAATCCTTGGGGAAGCAGGCGCTCCGGTTCGCCCGCAGGCTCGTGGGAAGCCTCGGGGTCGAATACGCGCGCCACTGCGTCTTGGCGATCCGGGCCACCGTGAACGGTCTGGTGCTGGTGAGCATCGGGGAGGGCATCCTCTTGGGGATCGCCTACGCGATCATGGGGATCAGCGATCCGGTCACCCTCGGTGGCCTGACCGGCATCCTGGCGATGGTTCCCTTCCTGGCCCCTTTGGTTTTCGGAGGGGTGAGCATCATGCTCTACGCCAAGGGGAGCGCGCTCGCCGCGGTGGGGCTCTTTCTCTTCGGCTCTCTTGTCCTCTTCGTCGCGGATCACTTCATCCGACCGGGGTTGATCGGCGGGGCCGCGCACCTTCCCTTTTTCTGGGTGCTCCTCGGCACGTTGGGCGGCATCACGAGCTTCGGCCTGCTGGGGCTTTTCCTCGGGCCCACGGTGATCGCGGCCCTTCTGGCCGCCTGGCACGATTTCATCGGCCGGACGGCGGACCCCTACGAGGCGGGCTCTTCGGCAAGGACGGGCTCTGCGTAG
- the miaB gene encoding tRNA (N6-isopentenyl adenosine(37)-C2)-methylthiotransferase MiaB translates to MNEGRPQDPAAPAVFVKTYGCQMNVRDSEAVLHRFLLRGYRIARSEEEADVILLNTCSVRDMAEEKACGKMAALRARKRLHPGLILGFLGCMAQRRGAELLRQFPEADLVLGTQKFHEAPNLVERIRASRTASAARSSGEPLRILDVEAEAGSQNQIRDHLPFSRKASAFVSIMQGCNMRCAFCIVPVTRGPERARPMEEIEREVRALADQGVREVTLLGQIVNLYGRREFPTVRGRSPFVQLLERICSVPGIARVRFTSPHPIGFRDDLIAALRDLPALCEHVHLPVQSGSDRILRAMGRGYTRSRYLGLVDRIRAAVPEATLTTDIIVGFPGEEERDFAQTRALVEEVQFDQAFIFRYSPRPGTSAAALGAQVGEEEKRRRNQELLALQDEIALRKAKRLLGREVEILVEGESRKSPHRFQGRTRGNHLVLVRAEERWRGELLPVRLVETTGHTFYAEPVLAEEPAS, encoded by the coding sequence ATGAACGAGGGAAGGCCACAAGACCCGGCGGCTCCCGCCGTCTTCGTCAAGACCTACGGCTGCCAGATGAACGTGCGCGACTCGGAAGCCGTGCTCCACCGCTTCCTTCTCCGCGGCTACCGGATCGCCCGCTCCGAGGAAGAAGCCGACGTGATCCTGCTCAACACCTGCTCGGTGCGGGACATGGCCGAGGAAAAGGCCTGCGGGAAGATGGCCGCGCTGCGCGCGCGCAAGCGCCTCCACCCGGGCCTGATCCTGGGCTTCCTCGGCTGCATGGCCCAGCGCCGGGGCGCGGAGCTCCTGCGGCAGTTCCCCGAAGCCGATCTGGTCCTGGGGACCCAGAAGTTTCATGAGGCCCCGAACCTCGTCGAGCGGATCCGCGCCTCCCGGACCGCCTCCGCGGCGCGGTCCTCGGGGGAGCCCCTCCGGATCCTCGACGTGGAGGCCGAGGCCGGCTCGCAGAACCAGATCCGCGATCATCTCCCCTTCTCCCGCAAAGCCTCCGCCTTCGTCTCGATCATGCAGGGCTGCAACATGCGCTGCGCCTTCTGCATCGTCCCGGTGACCCGTGGGCCCGAGCGGGCCCGGCCGATGGAGGAGATCGAGCGCGAGGTGCGCGCGCTCGCCGACCAGGGCGTCCGTGAGGTCACGCTCCTGGGCCAGATCGTCAACCTCTATGGCCGCCGGGAGTTCCCCACGGTCCGCGGCCGTTCCCCCTTCGTCCAGCTTCTCGAGCGGATCTGCTCGGTTCCAGGCATCGCCCGCGTCCGCTTCACTTCGCCGCACCCGATCGGTTTCCGCGACGATCTGATCGCCGCGCTCCGCGACCTGCCCGCCCTCTGCGAGCACGTCCACCTGCCGGTGCAGTCGGGCAGCGACCGGATCCTGCGGGCGATGGGCCGGGGCTATACCCGCTCCCGCTACCTCGGCCTCGTCGACCGGATCCGGGCCGCCGTTCCCGAGGCCACGTTGACCACCGACATCATCGTCGGCTTCCCGGGAGAGGAAGAGCGAGACTTCGCCCAGACAAGGGCGCTCGTCGAAGAGGTCCAATTCGACCAGGCCTTCATCTTCCGCTACTCGCCCCGTCCCGGAACGAGCGCCGCTGCGCTCGGCGCCCAGGTGGGCGAAGAGGAGAAGCGGCGCCGCAACCAGGAACTGCTCGCGCTCCAAGACGAAATCGCTCTCCGGAAAGCCAAGCGGCTTCTCGGGCGGGAGGTGGAGATCCTCGTCGAAGGCGAAAGCCGGAAGTCGCCCCACCGCTTCCAAGGGAGGACCCGCGGCAACCACCTAGTTCTCGTCCGGGCCGAGGAGCGCTGGCGAGGAGAGCTCCTTCCGGTGCGCTTGGTGGAGACCACGGGGCATACCTTCTACGCAGAGCCCGTCCTTGCCGAAGAGCCCGCCTCGTAG
- the purL gene encoding phosphoribosylformylglycinamidine synthase subunit PurL, translating to MTSEAQRRSLAEKTGLLPEEIQRIEEALGRSPNAVELALFSVLWSEHCCYKNSKRELRKFPTEGPGVLIRAGEENAGALDIGDGWAVVFKIESHNHPSAVEPFQGAATGVGGILRDIYTMGARPICFLDSLRLGEIRSRDPAARNNRRLLRGIVGGIAHYGNCVGIPTVGGELVFDPAYNGNPLVNVFCAGVVRHDRIQKGAASGVGNPVYVAGSRTGRDGLKGAAFASRLLGADAREDRPAVQVGDPFMGKILMEACLELFARPGVVVGVQDMGAAGIGCSTSETAARGGVGMEIDLDQVPLREAEMDAAEILLSESQERMLLILRKGREEEAEAVFAKWGVPLRRIGTVTGDGLLRYRRNGAVAAELPARLLTEDAPVYERQAKLPVRSSSPVPPRPSLSLAECRSAWLALAALPSLASKEWVWRQYDWMVGIRTVVGPGRADAAVLRLVLDGRNKFLAFTVDGNARFAALDPYTGGRAAVAEAVRNLAVTGARPLGITDNLNFGDPYRPEAFGELRGAVEGMAEACRAFGLPVTGGNVSLYNESPAGAILPTPVVAAVGLIGRQEEIIPMGFQREGELLYLLGGWGSGIAGSAYAWELLGWREGAAPEVCLPAEIALASALRSLGARGIVASAHDLSDGGLAIALLECALAGEGRLGAEISLPSSPSAEELLFGESPGRVLLTVAAEAGPAVEEECMRRGVEARRIGRVAGSGFRIDRGPERMEIEVKELERIWRGALPALMDPQAEFA from the coding sequence ATGACGAGCGAAGCGCAGAGGCGGAGCCTCGCGGAGAAGACCGGGCTGCTGCCCGAAGAGATCCAGCGGATCGAGGAGGCTCTCGGGCGCTCGCCCAACGCCGTGGAGCTGGCCCTCTTCTCGGTCCTCTGGAGCGAGCACTGCTGCTACAAGAACTCGAAACGGGAGCTCCGGAAGTTTCCCACGGAAGGGCCGGGGGTTCTCATCCGGGCGGGCGAGGAGAACGCGGGAGCCCTCGACATCGGGGACGGCTGGGCGGTCGTCTTCAAGATCGAGTCCCACAACCATCCGAGCGCCGTAGAACCCTTCCAGGGCGCGGCCACCGGAGTCGGCGGGATCTTGCGGGATATCTACACCATGGGAGCCCGGCCGATCTGCTTCCTCGATTCGCTGCGGCTGGGCGAGATCCGCAGCCGGGATCCGGCGGCGCGGAACAACCGGCGGCTTCTCCGGGGCATCGTCGGCGGGATCGCCCATTACGGGAACTGCGTGGGGATCCCGACGGTCGGCGGCGAGCTGGTCTTCGATCCCGCCTACAACGGAAATCCCCTGGTCAACGTCTTTTGCGCGGGCGTCGTGCGGCACGACCGGATCCAGAAGGGAGCCGCCTCCGGCGTCGGGAACCCGGTCTACGTCGCGGGCTCGCGCACCGGCCGAGACGGGCTTAAAGGGGCGGCCTTCGCCTCGCGGCTGCTCGGGGCCGACGCCCGCGAGGACCGCCCGGCGGTCCAGGTCGGCGATCCCTTCATGGGCAAGATTCTCATGGAGGCTTGCCTCGAGCTCTTCGCCCGTCCGGGCGTGGTCGTCGGCGTGCAGGATATGGGAGCGGCCGGAATCGGCTGCTCGACAAGCGAAACGGCGGCCCGCGGGGGCGTGGGCATGGAGATCGACCTCGATCAGGTGCCTCTCCGGGAGGCCGAGATGGATGCGGCGGAGATCCTCCTCTCGGAGTCGCAGGAGCGGATGCTGCTGATCCTCCGGAAAGGGAGAGAGGAGGAGGCCGAGGCGGTCTTCGCCAAATGGGGCGTGCCGTTGCGCCGGATCGGGACGGTGACCGGCGACGGCCTGCTCCGTTACCGGCGGAACGGCGCGGTGGCCGCGGAGCTGCCGGCCCGGCTGCTGACCGAGGACGCTCCCGTCTACGAGCGGCAGGCGAAGCTCCCGGTCCGCTCCTCGTCTCCGGTCCCTCCCCGGCCGTCTCTTTCTCTGGCGGAGTGCCGCTCGGCCTGGCTGGCGCTGGCGGCTCTGCCCTCCCTGGCTTCCAAGGAGTGGGTCTGGCGGCAATATGACTGGATGGTCGGGATCCGCACCGTGGTGGGGCCCGGGCGGGCGGATGCGGCGGTCCTCCGTCTTGTCCTGGACGGCAGGAACAAGTTTTTGGCCTTCACCGTGGACGGGAACGCCCGGTTTGCCGCGCTCGATCCCTACACCGGCGGGCGGGCGGCGGTCGCCGAGGCGGTCCGGAACCTCGCGGTCACGGGGGCCCGGCCGCTGGGAATTACCGACAACCTCAACTTTGGCGATCCCTACCGGCCGGAAGCTTTCGGAGAGTTGCGGGGTGCGGTCGAGGGGATGGCGGAAGCCTGCCGGGCCTTCGGCCTTCCGGTGACCGGAGGCAACGTGAGCCTCTACAACGAGTCCCCCGCAGGGGCGATTCTGCCCACCCCGGTGGTCGCCGCCGTCGGGCTGATCGGTCGACAGGAAGAGATCATTCCAATGGGTTTTCAACGGGAAGGGGAGCTGCTCTATCTCCTCGGAGGATGGGGGAGCGGGATTGCGGGGTCGGCCTACGCCTGGGAGCTGCTGGGTTGGCGGGAGGGGGCCGCCCCGGAGGTCTGCTTGCCCGCGGAAATCGCGCTAGCTTCCGCGCTCCGGTCGCTCGGAGCCCGGGGGATCGTCGCGAGCGCGCACGATCTCTCCGACGGAGGGTTGGCGATCGCCCTCTTGGAATGCGCCTTGGCTGGAGAAGGGCGCTTGGGCGCCGAAATCAGCCTGCCGTCCTCGCCGAGCGCGGAAGAGCTTCTCTTCGGGGAGAGCCCGGGTAGGGTGCTGCTGACCGTAGCCGCCGAGGCGGGGCCGGCAGTCGAAGAGGAGTGCATGCGCCGGGGGGTCGAGGCGCGCCGGATCGGACGGGTGGCGGGATCCGGCTTCCGGATCGATCGCGGTCCGGAGCGGATGGAGATCGAGGTCAAGGAGCTGGAGCGGATCTGGCGGGGTGCCCTTCCTGCGCTCATGGATCCCCAGGCCGAGTTTGCCTAG
- the accD gene encoding acetyl-CoA carboxylase, carboxyltransferase subunit beta: MNKSHNPHPAPRIPSGPKRDIPEGLWVKCPDCEQMLYTKELDQNQRVCKHCHHHFPLSARERIALLVDPGSFQEADAGLLSVDALRFQGVRSYADRLAHYRKQSGLSDAVISGVGRIAGKPVSLAVMDFRFLGGSMGSVVGEKITRAIERGAGEKMPVIIVSASGGARMYEGMLSLLQMAKTSAALGRLKRARMPFLSVLTNPTMAGVTASFASLGDIILAEPRAMIGFAGARVIRETTHQELPKGFQTAEFLYEKGLIDQIVHRHRLRAVISSFLDYLAPASVRREEPARGRSRAE; encoded by the coding sequence ATGAACAAGAGCCATAATCCCCACCCCGCGCCGCGTATCCCCTCCGGCCCCAAGCGCGACATTCCCGAAGGGCTCTGGGTGAAGTGCCCGGACTGCGAGCAGATGCTCTACACCAAGGAGTTGGATCAGAATCAACGCGTCTGCAAGCACTGCCACCACCATTTCCCCCTTTCCGCCCGGGAGCGGATCGCCCTCCTGGTCGATCCCGGAAGCTTCCAAGAGGCCGACGCCGGCCTCCTCTCGGTCGACGCCCTCCGTTTCCAAGGCGTGCGCAGCTATGCCGACCGTCTGGCCCATTACCGGAAGCAGAGCGGGCTCTCCGATGCGGTGATCTCAGGGGTAGGGCGCATCGCAGGAAAACCGGTCTCCCTTGCGGTGATGGACTTCCGGTTCTTGGGCGGGAGCATGGGCTCGGTCGTGGGGGAAAAGATCACCCGGGCCATCGAGCGCGGCGCCGGGGAGAAGATGCCCGTAATCATCGTTTCGGCCTCGGGCGGCGCCCGGATGTACGAGGGGATGTTGAGCCTTCTGCAAATGGCCAAGACCAGCGCCGCCCTCGGCCGGCTCAAGCGGGCCCGGATGCCCTTTCTCTCCGTTTTGACCAATCCGACGATGGCCGGTGTCACGGCGAGCTTTGCTTCCCTCGGGGATATCATCCTGGCCGAACCCCGCGCGATGATCGGCTTTGCCGGAGCCCGCGTCATCCGGGAAACGACCCACCAGGAGCTCCCCAAAGGGTTTCAAACCGCGGAGTTCCTGTATGAGAAGGGGCTCATCGATCAGATCGTCCACCGGCACCGCCTCCGCGCCGTGATCTCCTCCTTCCTCGACTACCTGGCCCCGGCTTCCGTCCGCCGGGAGGAGCCGGCCCGCGGGAGGAGCCGGGCCGAGTAG
- a CDS encoding ComF family protein, producing the protein MDRLWTAAAWTGRLAEDLLDLVFPPRSEEGPVPEQLPPFCRRCAAPGVVLCARCRESPPDFLWARAACRYGGAVQEAILGLKYRKQIDRLPWLSDLLEIGFRTYAATLPWDALVPVPLHPVRERSRGFNQAEELARLLGKRQGIPVRNALRRVRPTPPQAGLPSPRREHNLSGAFQPKRNFDPAGKNLLLIDDVITTGATVRESAARLRENGARTVCVLAVARS; encoded by the coding sequence ATGGATCGGCTATGGACAGCGGCAGCCTGGACGGGCCGCCTAGCCGAAGACCTGCTCGACTTGGTCTTTCCCCCGCGCTCGGAGGAAGGGCCGGTCCCGGAGCAGCTGCCCCCATTCTGCCGGCGCTGCGCCGCACCCGGAGTTGTACTCTGCGCCCGCTGCCGGGAGAGCCCCCCCGATTTTCTCTGGGCGCGCGCGGCTTGCCGCTACGGCGGCGCGGTGCAGGAGGCGATCCTGGGGCTTAAGTACCGGAAGCAGATCGATCGGCTCCCCTGGCTCTCCGACCTCCTCGAAATCGGCTTCCGCACCTACGCGGCCACCCTGCCGTGGGACGCCCTGGTTCCGGTTCCCCTCCATCCGGTTCGGGAGCGGTCGCGCGGATTCAACCAAGCCGAGGAGCTCGCCCGCCTCCTCGGGAAGCGGCAGGGTATTCCCGTCCGCAACGCGTTGCGCCGGGTCCGTCCGACCCCGCCGCAAGCGGGACTGCCCTCTCCCCGGCGAGAGCACAACCTCTCCGGGGCGTTCCAGCCGAAAAGGAATTTTGACCCCGCCGGCAAAAACCTGCTATTGATCGATGACGTGATCACGACGGGGGCGACGGTGCGCGAATCGGCGGCGCGGCTCCGGGAGAACGGAGCGAGGACGGTCTGCGTCCTGGCTGTCGCACGATCCTAG
- a CDS encoding CPBP family intramembrane glutamic endopeptidase, giving the protein MPPRERSVSALPAFLAYLVTIFLAAALLTPAAYALLSPVYPAHPGRYFRRLLEFSALLLLFPFRKPMGIRSWSDIGFARPVLGPFLRGWLLGLASGLACLLPLLLPALSGHPPTLHWSPDAFGIWTGRGLLIGLTEEILFRGIFFSVLLRGLGRLPAILASSLLFCLAHYLRSSPPAPESPPTLLSGWELLRAHLAPILSLSWADAHGLLLFSVGAALATAYLVTGTLWMPAGIHAAWVALLYGLAARSEGPPGGWWAPSILATFGLLLWIGYGQRQPGRAA; this is encoded by the coding sequence ATGCCTCCCCGCGAGCGATCCGTCTCTGCCCTTCCCGCCTTCCTCGCCTACCTGGTCACGATCTTCCTGGCGGCCGCGCTGCTGACCCCGGCCGCCTATGCCCTCCTGAGCCCTGTCTATCCCGCCCACCCCGGGCGGTACTTCCGGCGCCTGCTCGAGTTTTCCGCCCTTCTTCTTCTTTTCCCCTTCCGGAAGCCGATGGGCATCCGCTCCTGGAGCGACATCGGCTTCGCCCGGCCGGTCCTCGGTCCGTTCCTCCGGGGGTGGCTGCTCGGCCTCGCCTCGGGGCTGGCCTGCCTCTTGCCCCTGCTCCTCCCGGCTCTTTCCGGACACCCGCCGACACTCCACTGGAGCCCGGACGCCTTTGGGATCTGGACCGGACGCGGGCTCTTGATCGGCCTCACCGAGGAGATTCTCTTCCGCGGGATCTTCTTTTCCGTCCTGCTGCGCGGCCTCGGCCGTCTGCCCGCGATCCTGGCTAGCTCCCTCCTCTTCTGCCTGGCCCACTACCTGCGCTCCTCCCCGCCGGCTCCGGAAAGCCCGCCGACCCTCCTCTCCGGCTGGGAGCTCCTCCGCGCGCACCTGGCTCCCATCCTCTCCCTGTCCTGGGCCGACGCCCACGGCCTTCTTCTCTTCTCGGTCGGGGCGGCTCTCGCGACGGCCTATCTGGTCACCGGGACCCTTTGGATGCCGGCGGGCATCCACGCGGCCTGGGTCGCCCTCCTCTACGGCTTGGCGGCCCGTTCCGAGGGCCCTCCCGGCGGGTGGTGGGCCCCCTCGATCCTGGCGACCTTCGGACTCCTCCTATGGATCGGCTATGGACAGCGGCAGCCTGGACGGGCCGCCTAG
- a CDS encoding acetyl-CoA carboxylase carboxyltransferase subunit alpha has protein sequence MLQGKVTTTPLEFEKTIWEMERALEAMKARAKEDPAALAEEVAKLEKELGEARQAVYTRLTAWQRVQIARHPQRPYTLDFLERLAPGFLELGGDRAFGNDAAMVAGLATFGGRKAAFVGQQKGRNLKENLRRNFGCPHPEGYRKALRVMRLAATFGLPIVAFIDTPGAYPGVGAEERHIGQAIAQNLLEMSELPVPIVAVVLGEGGSGGALGIGVADRILMLENAYYSVISPEGCAAILWESRIHAPEAAEALRLTAQDLHQMGLIDEIVPEPEGGSHRDWDKSAQLLEGVLLRTLEEVCALDPGTLVRRRYEKIRRYGVWEEKGD, from the coding sequence ATGCTTCAAGGGAAGGTGACGACGACACCCCTGGAATTCGAGAAGACCATTTGGGAGATGGAGCGCGCGCTGGAAGCCATGAAGGCCCGGGCCAAGGAGGATCCGGCCGCTTTGGCCGAAGAGGTCGCCAAGCTCGAGAAGGAGCTGGGGGAGGCGCGTCAGGCCGTCTACACCCGCTTGACGGCCTGGCAGCGGGTCCAGATCGCCCGCCATCCCCAGCGGCCGTACACGCTCGATTTCCTGGAGCGGCTGGCCCCGGGCTTCCTCGAGCTCGGCGGCGACCGTGCCTTCGGCAACGACGCCGCGATGGTCGCCGGCCTCGCGACCTTCGGCGGCCGGAAGGCGGCCTTCGTAGGCCAGCAGAAAGGGAGAAACCTCAAGGAGAACCTGCGGCGCAACTTCGGCTGTCCCCATCCGGAGGGCTATCGCAAGGCGCTGCGGGTGATGCGGCTGGCCGCCACGTTCGGATTGCCGATCGTGGCGTTCATCGACACGCCCGGCGCCTATCCGGGGGTGGGAGCAGAGGAGAGGCACATCGGCCAGGCGATCGCCCAAAATCTGCTCGAGATGTCGGAGCTGCCGGTGCCGATCGTCGCGGTCGTCTTGGGAGAAGGGGGCAGCGGGGGGGCGCTCGGGATCGGAGTCGCCGACCGGATCCTCATGTTGGAAAACGCCTATTACTCGGTCATTTCCCCGGAGGGGTGCGCCGCGATCCTTTGGGAAAGCCGAATCCACGCGCCGGAGGCGGCCGAGGCGCTGCGGCTGACCGCCCAGGATCTCCACCAGATGGGGCTGATCGACGAGATCGTTCCCGAGCCGGAAGGAGGAAGCCACCGGGATTGGGACAAGTCCGCGCAACTGCTGGAGGGCGTTCTCCTTCGCACCCTCGAGGAGGTCTGCGCCCTGGATCCGGGGACGCTGGTGCGCCGGCGGTACGAGAAGATCCGCCGGTACGGCGTCTGGGAAGAAAAGGGCGATTAG
- the ribH gene encoding 6,7-dimethyl-8-ribityllumazine synthase translates to MRFAIVASTYHSEFCDALVAEAEAELKGHELILCRVPGSFEIPLQVQRLARTGEYDAILAFGVVWQGETAHAQEILRAVTDALMRISLAEDVPVIHEVLSVKSEAEARERTSGALSRGREGARAALAAASLGRRI, encoded by the coding sequence ATGCGTTTTGCCATCGTAGCCAGCACCTACCATTCCGAATTCTGCGATGCCCTGGTGGCGGAGGCCGAAGCGGAGCTAAAGGGCCATGAGCTGATCCTCTGCCGGGTGCCGGGGAGCTTCGAGATCCCGCTCCAAGTCCAGCGGTTGGCCCGGACCGGGGAATACGACGCGATTCTTGCCTTCGGCGTGGTCTGGCAGGGGGAGACCGCGCACGCGCAGGAGATCCTGCGCGCGGTGACCGACGCTCTAATGCGGATTTCTCTGGCGGAGGACGTGCCGGTCATTCATGAGGTTCTCTCGGTAAAGAGCGAAGCCGAGGCGCGGGAGAGAACGAGCGGCGCGCTCTCCCGAGGCCGGGAGGGAGCCCGTGCCGCCCTGGCGGCGGCTTCCCTGGGCCGGCGAATCTGA
- the nusB gene encoding transcription antitermination factor NusB, whose amino-acid sequence MSPRRTARVRAVQFLYQWGIQHQPAPSRKSLEEFWTLCPAGESVRRFAEDLILGTIDHIAFLDERIAEYLENWQLDRLAAVDRSILRVALYELFYRSGIPPVVSVNEAIEVAKQLGCEESGKFINGVLDRALRDLNRPLRAAGDAGGEG is encoded by the coding sequence ATGTCGCCGCGGAGGACGGCCCGGGTGCGGGCGGTCCAATTCTTGTATCAATGGGGGATCCAGCACCAGCCCGCCCCTTCGCGGAAAAGCCTGGAAGAGTTTTGGACGCTCTGTCCCGCCGGCGAATCGGTGCGCCGGTTCGCCGAGGATCTGATCCTGGGCACGATCGACCATATCGCTTTCCTCGATGAGCGAATCGCGGAATATCTGGAGAACTGGCAGCTCGACCGGCTGGCCGCCGTCGACCGGAGCATTCTCCGGGTGGCTCTCTACGAGCTTTTTTATCGGAGCGGGATTCCTCCGGTGGTCTCGGTGAACGAAGCGATCGAGGTCGCCAAGCAACTGGGCTGCGAGGAATCGGGGAAGTTCATCAACGGGGTCCTCGATCGGGCGTTGCGCGACCTCAATCGCCCGCTTCGGGCGGCCGGGGACGCAGGGGGAGAGGGATGA
- the ftsY gene encoding signal recognition particle-docking protein FtsY — MKSFWRKLVEKFSPAGGERVDWEALLLEADLGLKLTGRLIRLLEEEGLARKPREGEERIRRELRRVLSAEAPPSVPAGERPEVILLVGVNGGGKTTTAAKLAHRYGQEGKRVVLAAADTFRAAAVEQLEAWARRTGALFVAGSPGADPASVAYRAHAEAEEKKAHLLIVDTAGRLATKNNLMLEAGKIRRTLAKRDPAAPHHVWLVVDATVGTNALSQAAEFHRAVGLSGLVVTKLDSSAKGGMIAAVKEELGIPTVFVGTGERPEDLAPFDPDRYVEAFFGG; from the coding sequence ATGAAGAGCTTTTGGCGAAAGCTGGTCGAAAAATTCTCGCCGGCGGGAGGGGAACGGGTCGACTGGGAGGCGTTGCTGCTCGAGGCCGATCTCGGTTTAAAACTGACCGGTCGGTTGATCCGGCTCTTGGAGGAAGAAGGGTTGGCGCGCAAGCCGCGGGAAGGGGAAGAGCGAATCCGCCGGGAGTTGCGGCGCGTCCTGTCGGCCGAAGCGCCGCCGAGCGTCCCGGCCGGGGAGAGACCCGAGGTCATCCTGCTTGTCGGCGTCAACGGCGGAGGGAAGACCACCACGGCGGCAAAGCTCGCGCACCGCTACGGGCAGGAAGGGAAGCGGGTGGTTCTGGCGGCTGCGGATACGTTCCGGGCGGCGGCGGTCGAGCAGCTTGAAGCGTGGGCGCGGAGAACCGGTGCTCTTTTCGTGGCCGGAAGCCCGGGAGCGGACCCGGCGAGCGTCGCCTACCGGGCGCACGCGGAGGCCGAGGAGAAAAAAGCCCATCTGCTCATCGTCGATACGGCGGGCCGGCTGGCCACCAAGAACAACTTGATGCTGGAGGCGGGCAAGATCCGGCGGACCCTCGCCAAGCGCGATCCGGCAGCCCCGCATCATGTCTGGCTCGTGGTCGACGCCACGGTCGGAACCAACGCGCTCTCGCAGGCGGCGGAATTTCATCGCGCGGTCGGCCTTTCCGGCCTCGTCGTGACCAAGCTCGACAGCTCGGCAAAAGGGGGGATGATCGCGGCGGTCAAGGAAGAGCTGGGGATCCCCACGGTTTTCGTCGGAACCGGCGAGCGGCCCGAGGACCTCGCGCCCTTCGATCCCGACCGGTATGTCGAAGCCTTTTTCGGAGGCTGA